One window of the Dermacentor andersoni chromosome 10, qqDerAnde1_hic_scaffold, whole genome shotgun sequence genome contains the following:
- the LOC140213450 gene encoding uncharacterized protein — translation MRGYKTHIAQGSTRIAVLIKKHYTTQQHQINHRIERTLIELVPPKKTLQSFYILNVYSPPRDTLKDVHKFLKEMKKVTNGQKLLVVGDFNAPHVAWGYRSTTKKGTDVHNVAEHHQLTMWPDPLILTIIGNSVSRDTSQDLTFSTGLRQVEWSRLDETLGSDHHIIQTEIMHHKTPVRLGEDFSKRWEKQKRNHKLKIPIAAVSRHAEEYAEKLGRQNWNQVCHQLQGTLRNRKTGAILKILLAKTESKIVTTQHMQSLIHNFQGTEEVREAITGKYIGDEQERKTQPVIHPEYEGEPDPDLYQPFTKSEIVAALRNLTRNTMRGRHKINNKTLRNLDDGATDSLLKYINECWETGSILASWRHADVTMIPRPGKPINLQNLRPISLKSCAGKLFEHMVHNRLSPYLEEDDLAMWTCTVSVGEQQDALQEAIDRTENYLHRCGLSCAPEKSELLILKKRTRGRPPQETPDLTLTLHGVNIPKVDTLCQVW, via the exons ATGCGCGGCTACAAAACGCACATTGCACAAGGAAGCACCCGGATCGCCGTCCTCATCAAGAAGCATTACACGACGCAGCAGCACCAAATCAACCACAGAATCGAACGCACTCTGATTGAGCTGGTTCCTCCCAAGAAAACCCTACAGAGCTTCTACATCTTGAATGTATACAGTCCTCCGCGCGACACGCTAAAGGACGTGCACAAGTTcctgaaagaaatgaagaaagtcACCAACGGTCAAAAACTTCTCGtggtgggtgactttaacgctccaCACGTGGCTTGGGGCTACCGATCAACCACCAAGAAGGGTACGGACGTGCACAACGTGGCAGAACACCACCAGCTGACGATGTGGCCCGATCCTCTAATACTAACTATAATCGGCAACagtgtctccagagacaccaGCCAAGACCTGACCTTCTCCACTGGCTTAAGGCAAGTCGAGTGGTCCAGACTCGACGAGACTCTGGGCAGCGACCATCATATCATCCAGACCGAAATCATGCACCACAAAACCCCCGTGAGATTAG gCGAGGACTTTTCAAAAAGATGGGAGAAGCAGAAGAGAAACCACAAACTCAAGATCCCCATTGCCGCAGTCTCACGGCATGCGGAGGAGTATGCTGAAAAACTTGGACGTCAGAACTGGAATCAAGTGTGCCACCAGTTACAGGGAACCCTCAGAAACCGAAAGACCGGGGCCATCCTAAAGATCCTTCTGGCGAAGACGGAATCGAAAATTGTCACGACGCAACACATGCAAAGCCTTATACACAACTTCCAGGGAACCGAAGAAGTGCGCGAAGCCATCACCGGGAAATACATCGGAGACGAGCAAGAACGGAAGACGCAGCCAGTCATTCACCCGGAGTACGAGGGGGAACCCGATCCGGATTTATACCAACCTTTCACCAAGTCGGAGATCGTGGCTGCATTAAGAAATCTCACAAGAAACACGATGCGCGGCAGGCATAAAATTAATAACAAGACCCTCCGCAACCTGGACGACGGGGCGACGGATAGTTTACTAAAGTATATTAATGAATGCTGGGAGACCGGCAGTATACTGGCTTCCTGGAGGCACGCGGACGTAACGATGATCCCGAGACCCGGCAAGCCCATCAACCTACAGAACTTGCGTCCGATCTCTCTCAAGTCATGCGCGGGaaaactcttcgagcacatggTCCACAATCGTCTCTCACCCTACCTGGAAGAAG ACGACCTGGCCATGTGGACGTGCACGGTTTCGGtgggcgaacaacaagacgccctgcAGGAAGCCATCGACAGGACCGAGAATTATCTACACCGCTGCGGTCTTTCATGCGCGCCAGAAAAGTCTGAGCTCCTGATCCTCAAAAAGAGGACAAGAGGGCGGCCTCCGCAGGAGACACCTGACTTAACGTTGACACTACATGGAGTCAACATACCCAAGGTGGACACACTCT gcCAGGTCTGGTAA